The genomic region actggtaatatttgtcatggcatgtagactgcaatttgcagtgtttcccctacaatgtattcatcagcggcgcagcgccgctcctggaattcaagcgccactgcaaaaaaagttgcgtaattaaaaaaaaaaacacgcaagtgaacttcaggaacagctgccgttcgttcaggtttgatgtcaacaaataatagtaggctaacgttgaaggcgcagtgagggattccacaggagatcatgcttgtttgtgtttatgtttaagtttattagcagatgcaattttgtgcaaaaaaacgtagcctacattatgttaaccaaggaaccaaattaaacacgccagcgaggtagctcgcccctaccttcagtagcctattcccagataaattccacgcattgtttcgtttttgtttgtgatacaggcaatgctttcgagccctgtgttgctaaaatacctaggctgtgaaactaaggtctagctagcctattggtgggtttaattgaatttgagtaataggatacgcaagcatttacatctggagatagtttgtaattcctgtagagctcaccaaaattatagaaaagacacttatctcctataatccaagatagattttcttcgagtttttgagcatttattttaccaaatgacatggaaaacataactcatttcatccacatattcttatgcaccatgcacaacaacggtaccaagttagcttaaaaccgtgagaatcaagcaagcccCACGGGCCGTCACGGCCTTAAAGTCAATTCGACTTGCATAGCACCAATtcagtgtaatgacatgaaagagaagtctatatagtttatctttatacagtgctgtgcaaaagttaagacacccatgctgaaattgactaaagggaggaataaaaaacatcttttgccttttgtcttaatgccttaattaaaaaaaaaaaataggacatcaattattttttaatgtatcatgtatcgtaaataattctaaatagtaatagtttgtacagtggcctacagtgtacagttgtacagtggctaattactaataatgtaaatgacaaaggtgaaagaaaaacatgaataatcctgttcaagtactgcaataatcatgctttgtaaatgcttgtgttgatggttatgtcataatttgtaacaaTCAATCTGTCCAAAATCCACaaaaagtcaccatttaaggagtcattttttccaacattttcttttttttttgggggggggggggggctttacgatcaacagcaccgctgctggaaaaaattctaggggaaacactgatttgttcaataagtattgcccagatgtaggataggatACCCGAAATGcactaattaaagcccacagcatataatgccaccaaagcgtgttgagtcctaataataatagcggcttattgttacgtggtagcaaatcatgttatcaaagaaatagacgtaggccaatgtaggaatgcacacagacatattgcaacaggtcatggtgtaggcctatctgacgaagacctgagtggttggaacgtcgtacttgtacactgggcgcaaagaagactatcctcacattttccctttgcaactgtcaaagaaatcccatgaacacgggaaggcctatactgtacatcagatggcctaaagattaggcccctctgcatagcattcagtgatttgcatgcagtaatttcaacactgaccttgatctagcctagtttggctttttaaagctactttattggcaaaacacaaaacaaaaaataaaggacttaattacacaaagtaggcctactattttactgactataaaaataataattatgtaggaagtttagaacctagaattgacctgcacactacaaaagtgcaccgaattctacacatgactcaatacacttgaaGGAGGTATGagtcttaggatttcgccgtagtatcgtttcagtatcgaacatcgtgatatttatggcaggtatcgtatcgaagtcataattttggtatcgtgacaacatattacgttatgaattgcattcaCACATCAGCAGCGTTTTAACGGTGTTAATGTAAATTGCAGGGATTCCCTCACGAACgtcgtcttaaagtgacaggcactcaattagacctactgaactgaactgaatgctacctctgattAAGAATTcgttactttgcacttgtatagtcttttattttggaatcttaagagcaataaacataatattccaatgttaaggaattcatgtttttttcattcagatatgtaaatcaacatgtataagttgctattagtcaatcgaaatcgaatcggactgaaaaaatgaatcgttagattaatcgtttaaaaaaataatcgtttatcccagccctaaatGGATTGCATTCATGAGGGACAACAGCATTGTAAAAAAGAGTTCACGCGGAAGCGTAAGTGTAAGCCTTTGAATATAGCTGATGTGTTGCAGCTCCATTGCTTGTTGTGTGACgagagggagatgaggaagTGGAGTCCTGTGGTTGTGTAAGCACTCAGTCCCCTGGTGCGGGTGAAGTGATAGTTGAGGGATTGCATGTAGTGGTAGCCTTGAACTGATAGGGACGTGCAGAGGAAATGCCATAGTGCAACATTGGACTTCTGTGGTTagagaaaacacacattttAGTGTCTTGCAGTTAGTGTAGTAAATGTTTGTGTAAACGCCCTCTTGTATAAAGTGGGTTTAGTCCACTTTTCTTATTTGGAGCTGAACTAGCATCTGCTAATGTTGTGAGAAAACATTTATAGCTcgatgtgtttgtgtactttgTGTTTGCTTTGTGGACATGCCGGAGGAGTTGTTTGCTAGAAGTCAAGGGTGGGCCACATTGAAACCTACTCTTGACCAAAATCAAGAGAATGCACAAAGAGATCACAGTAAAAATACCCAAATGTGTACTATCAAAACCTGTTAAAAGCTATTGCTTTTGGAAATGAAGAATTGTCTTTGTAAAACATATAAGCATACCAGtactgaaataaaacataaTCTTATCCCTTAAATGTAATGCCTAGTAATCCATCCAAGACTAATCTTTTAGTCTAAAACGACCTACCTCATTTTTGCCTACACTGCCATCATAAAGGGCCAGGAGGATAatatttgtgttaaatgttAACTGACATGTTATCTGATCTCTGTGGCTAACTTTCAGTCAGTGCCAAAGATAGAATGAAAATGTACAGATTTGTCCACAGTATTTTGCTCATTTATCAGAGTGCACAACTAGGACAATAGTTTAGTACACACAGTACATTGGAAATGAGTCTTGCTGTGTTGTTGCATGGCTCAGTTCTtggttttgtgtttgtatttaacTTGTAGCTTCTACGTTAACCTCTTCTGAACCTGACCGTAGCAGGTTAGAGGAAGGAGACAATTTTACATTTGCCGCAGTATCTCAACAGATGTGATCGTGTGGTTACAAAATATGTTTGATGTCGTGGAAAATGAATACTGGAAAGCAACGGCAGTACAGGTGCTTCCTTATGATGTGGTGGTAGAGCTCATCTGAAAACATCAGTCTTGCATGAGATGGGTGATTACATAGCATGAGTTTAACAGCGCTCATGCACTGAgtgctctccttctcttctaAGTTGCCgggctgagtgagtgagtgagtgagtgagtgagagtggagTCTCCACAGTGCTCAGCTCTGCTGGACGGCTGTGTGcccatcccccctctcttcctgtaCTCACCCACTTTGGTCTGCTCTGCCTGAGCCTGCAGCTCTGCAGAGTTCTCCATGGTCCTAAAGGCTGTAGGTGTTGAGgctgtgatgtttgtgtggcGGCAAGAAGAGGATTAACCACTCGATATTGAACACCCTTTAGACCCCTTAAGTATTGTTAACACCGACTGCAAGTGATATTTGTGTTGCCATATTGACATCTTAGAATATGATTTAATTGGAAATTATAATCGATAATTTACATTCCCATTATTATCAAGAAAATAAAAAGGTCACGAAGCAATCTATAAAGCGTAAAATCTCTTAAAGTGTGACGTgttttctccacacacactagacaaaTGCATTGGGGATGCctgccatgcatgcacagtgGGAATGTGCAAAAAATGGGTTTCTCAAAAGTTTTTAGGAACTGGATCAATGGATTTAGAATGGGATCTCATTGAAGTTCCTGTGAGTGCAATGGCAAATATCCCAATACTTTTGTCTAGACTAGATTGGTCATCTTCAACCATTCAGTGTAATGTTGAGTGTAGTGTTGGGTATGAAGTTCTTTGTACAGTATGGGAAAAGCATACACACAGGAGAGACAATTTTGACTTTAAGATTTCTACGGACACTACGCTAGTGTTCTCAGGGATGTTCTACCCAAAATCCATAGGGATAGGAAATGTAGGATTAACATATTTCCTGCCATCAAAAATGTTGTGGCTTAATAGCAGTACACATTTTagtaataaatcactgtttttagCTCCCTCAGTACACTTTTTATCAGGTACTTTCAGACACAACACTTGTAGGGACTCCTCCGTTACAGGAGATACTGGAGGAGCTCCCCTGGGTATTACACTTTTCTTTCTCCATGCGCACTGCCAGTCGGAATGCTCAGGCAAAGTAATGCTTTTGTTAATGGAGCACATTTGTTTggcttttttcccttctctcacAGGTTAAGTAGGCTCTCAGAGACAAAACAGTACTTTGTCTGTATGAAGCATCAGTGGATAAttataaggtttttttttttttttcaaacagatTACCATTAATACATTAATAGAAAGTGATTAAGCGGACTGCTTTTCTGTTAAAGCTATTGAATTTTATCAACAGATTTGAAGATCAGGCTTAACGGGTAATGCGCAAAAATAAATCGGCATTCCAGATATTTTGCTATATATCCATTGACAAAACAATGGATTTGAGGATGTCCTATTGGGCTTAGGTAACACTGATAGACATTTGAAGACCTAGTGGTCAGAACACATTGTCTGTTTGCCTATGCTTTGAAAAATATATAAACTCTACCTAAAGACGTAGTGCCTTTAGTTTTTTGTTCTtggtaggtttttttttttaacttcatGAATTGTACCCACATTACTAAAGAGCACCTGTTGTTGGATAAACCATTGGAGCCTAGCAGCACTTCTTTCCCCAGCTGCAGAAACTGATAGACATTTGTTTAACTATTTTCTGACATTTTTTGGCCAACCAACTAATTGATTAATCAAGAAAATAATCACCAGGTTAGTGTGGCGCTACTATGTATggttttcatttaaaaataacaacCTTTATATTTCCATCATGATTGTGCATGCAGGACCAGCCCTGGGTAGCCAGCAGGAAGCAGGTTCCCTTTCATAACTAGACAGTTCAATATGCTTTACATCGTCAGTAGAAATCACAACAATTAAAAtatgaaaagagaaaaaaaaacaattaatggTGGGGGggcaaagtaaaataaataattaaataaaaagcaGACATTAAACAGATAAAGACAATGAATAAagtagattaaaaaaaataaaagttaagTAAATATCTAATAcaagaacaataaaatatagtaaataaagaaaaagagtGGCAAGATACTAGGACTaatacataaaaacataaaacggTAGAGAATGGCTAAAAAGCATAGTTAAAGGGTTAAAACATTGCATCTGATGGTAAAAGAGGAAAGATCTACTAAGAGAAAGCAGTAAAGAATAAATTAGTTTTAAATCTGCCCATCTTTTGTCGGGGCACTTTTCACATGGTTTGGGAGTTGATTCCATAGTTTGACAGCATAATAACTAAAAGCAGCTTCACCACATTTCGTTCTGACAGTAGGTGTGACCAGTGAAAGATTCAGCTAAACAGTCAGGATCTATGTGTCAACaccatacacgcacattacagcaGCAGTactttaaaatcaattctgtaCTTTACAGGAAGCCAGTGTAGAGATTTAAGTGTTGGGTTGACTCTTGCTGCTGCGCTTTGAATTTGTTGAAGTTGAATCAGAGTTGTAATGAGAGGGCAAAGTAAAAAACAAGTTtgaagaaatgttttttttattatttccaaTATGTTGTAATGTTGTAACCTATTGTACTCAAAATATTTAAGCAGCAGCTGTATAAGAATTATTCTGGTTTCacacagattttttaaaatagcAGACTATTTGGCTTGGCTGTGCTTGACCAGTCAACATGCTTAACGTCACTCATGGCTCCTGGATGCTGGGAAAGAACTTGAAAAGGGGGTCTGAATATCACCTAATACAACCGTGGTGACGACCACGTCTCAAGGGCCGCAAGAAACCGTACATTGATGACGTCTAATTCTATTCCTATTTATTATTGCTACTTTACACTTGACTTTGTTGTGTTGTACACTCCTCCACACGTTTTGAGAAACACAAAGGGTAAGAGAAAAGAAATGAAGAAGAAtaaaattcaaattaaattaaCCGGTTTTCTCCTCTGTGCTCCCGCTGCTGCACTGACAGATGGTGGTGAAGACGTACATGGATATGGACCAGGACTCTGAGGAGGACAAACAGCAGTACTTGGGGCTGGCCTTGCATCTGGCCTCTGAGTTCTTCCTGAGGAACCCCAACAAAGACGTGCGGCTGCTCGTGGCCTGCTGTCTTGCAGACATCTTCCGCATCTATGCCCCCGAGGCGCCCTACACCTCACACGACAAACTCAAGGTTCTCATACAGTCATTCCTTTATTTGTGTGCTGAAGTGAAGCGTTTCACTGTTTTGGCTGTAATAATCTCCTGTTTTTTCCTTCAGGATATTTTTCTATTCATCACACGGCAGTTGAAAGGGTTGGAGGACACCAAGAGTGCCCAGTTCAATCGCTACTTCTACCTTCtggaggtaaacacacacataaacaaatactaCACTccagaataaaaaaatataaccaGTAAGTGTAAGAAGGAAGAGTGGAGAAATATTGGCTGCCCTCTCTTGTCAATGTTGAATTGTTCTTAATGCAGTtcatggaaaacaaacattttgatCTTTGCAGAACCTGGCATGGGTAAAGTCTTATAACATCTGCTTTGAGCTTGAAGACTGCAACGAGATCTTCATTCAGCTCTTCAAAACCCTCTTCTCTGTCATCAAGTAAGCCATTTCCCTCTCTTGTAGGTCCTAACCACGCCATTCCATAGTGCCCACTAACTTTCAAATCAGTCTGCATTTACTTGCTGTTCATCACCAACTGCCAGTGATTAGGGTGCACAttatactggtgtgtgtgtgtgtgtgcgtgtgcgtgcgtgtgtttgtgtgttacagTAACAGTCACAATCAGAAGGTACAGATGCATATGTTGGATCTGATGAGTTCCATCATATTGGAGGGAGATGGAGTCACACAAGAACTGCTGGACACCATTCTCATCAACCTCATACCAGCCCACAAGGTACTCAATCACACCACTGGCCACAtgcaggaccacttaaccaataaccAGCCACTCATGGCTCACTGAACTCAGTGACCTCATACCAGCTCACAAACCCTCTCCACTCGCCCCTCAGTAAATCTGAGAGCTCAACAGTTGCCAACCTCAACCACTTTAAACAGCTACTTTGTCATTCTCTTTGATGTACATTTCAAGCTACAGTGCAATTACAATATGTTGTAGAGGTTGCACAGTTAATCCCTGAATGTATTAATGATCAGTTGGATTCTGCTGACTCTGGATGAGGTCATTGTGGTTTCTTGAAGATTAGGAATGATTACTCAAACCCcccacctctccttctcccttctttctgtctcactgtAGAACTTGAATAAGCAGGCATATGATCTGGCTAAAGCTTTGCTGAAGAGGACTGTACAGACCATTGAAACGTGCATCGCCAATGTAAGTGCTCAAGTCTTGACACCAGTATTACCCATAATGGGTAATAAAGTGAAATATCACCGCTCATCTGTCGAGGATTGGTACTGTAGGTAGCTTATAAAAGATccgcaaaacaaaaatgcacacTCCAGTCTGTACAAAAAAGGCTTTTACTTTCAATCTTACCAGTATTACCCATGAAATTACTCATGTGTAATGACCTCCCTGACCCTGCCCTGACCACCCTGTTCcctattctcctctcctgtccagtTCTTTAATCAGGTGCTGGTGATGGGGAAGTCCTCGGTGAGTGACCTCTCCGAGCACGTGTTCGATCTCATCCAGGAGCTGTTCGCCATCGACCCTCTGCTGCTGGTGTCGGTCATGCCCCAGTTGGAGTTCAAACTGAAGGTGCCGCAGACACACGCATAAGCACTCACACAAAATATTGAATCTTTTTAGACAGACAAGCAGAACATGACTGCCTTAGTAGTACAAACAAAGCTCATCTTGTATTTTCTATTGAAGAATTCAAAAATCTTTAATGGCAATAGAGTAATTCCTTTAAATTGACCTTATGAAATGTTGATATGATGTTCATATGATGATTCCTCATTATAGTGAATGTCAAAACAGTACAGTTATTGCATAAAAGTAATGGCTGTGAAAAGAATGGAAGTATTAAAGCATGATTTGTTTGTATAGAGTAATGATGGTGAGGAGCGGTTGGCAGTGGTGAGGTTGTTGGCCAAACTCTTTGGTGTGAAGGACTCTGAACTGGCCACTCAAAACCGGCCGCTGTGGCAGTGCTTTCTGGGAAGGTAAGAGGACAGCCCTGTGTGCTTAGGCTGAGATGCATGCATGATGACTTACTATGGTTCCTATATGGAGAGCAGGGGAAACTGGCGTTACTGTGTGATAACGCTGTGATACGTTTACAGATTTAATGACATTCACGTCCCTGTGAGACTGGAATGTGTGAAGTTTGCCAGCCACTGCCTGATGAATCATCCTGACTTGGCAAAAGACCTTACAGGTGTGCTTTGTGgttttattgtgtttgtgtatgtattaaCTATACCgtttcaaacacacaaatgaactTATGGTGTTGTCTGTGCGGCATGGTAGATTTCCTTAAAGTGCGGTCACATGACCCGGAGGAGGCCATCCGTCATGATGTCATCGTAACGATCATCAACGCTGGCAAGAAGGACCTGAACCTGGTGAATGACCAGCTGCTGGGGTTTGTCAGGGAGAGGACGCTGGACAAGAGGGTGAGTAATCTATAACGAAGTCATTAGTGTTGTCCACATGGCCAGCATCCACATGTGTTTGtcctggatagatagatagatacatacttttattcatccccacaggggaaattcagatgtccagcagcagtgtgttgTCTACCAACAAGCATTCTTACTGCAATACTCATAAAAACATGTACCCTGTGTAACTGTGAGCATGTGTTCCAGTGGCGTGTGCGGAAGGAAGCCATGATGGGTCTAGCTCAGCTGTTCAAGAAGTACTGCCTACATCACGAGGCTGGGAAAGAATCCGCTCAGAAGATCAGCTGGATCAAAGACAAGCTGCTGCACATCTACTACCAGAACAGCATCGATGACAagtaaacaccaacacacacacatgcacacaggagtAAAGTCCGCAATGGCAAGTGTACAAACATGCACAGGTCAACCAAGCCAAGCACACAGCGTGTCATACAGACTCACTAGTAACATTAATTATGTAAACACTACACAGATCTACATGCCCACTACCAGAACGACAATAATAATACCTCCTTCACATAGACACAGTGGCCTTGTAACTCACTTCTTCCTAAAAGtgtcctttttttctctgtgtgtgtgtgtgtgtgtgtgtggtaggctgCTGGTGGAGAAGATTTTTGCTCAGTACATGGTTCCTCACAGTCTGGAGACTGAGGAGAAGATGAAGTGTCTTTATTACCTCTATGCCTGCCTGGACACCAACGCAGTCAAGTACTCCATCCCTACTCTTATCCTATAGTATTTCTGGCTGTACTGAGATGCGTGTAGATCTTGTTTAAGCACCATTATCCCTCTGAGACATGCAATgtattatctccctctctcttcccccttttctctctctctctctcactcactcactcactcactcactcactcactcactcactcactcactcactcactcactcactcactcactcactcactcactcactcactcactcactcactcactcactcactcactcactcactcactcactcactcactcactcactcactcactcactcactcactcactcactcactcactcactcacacactcactcactcacacacacaccctctcaccacacacacccctgcaggGCTCTGAATGAGATGTGGAAGTGTCAGAACATGCTCCGAGGGCTGGTGAGGGAGCTGCTGGACCTTCACAAACTTCCCACGGTGAGAATCTCCCATCAACACATCGCCTTTCTGAAGTGTCATAGTTCCCACTTCTAGAAAAACATTGGGATGGGAATTATTCATGAATAATTTAAGTGCATTGCTAGGTTATGAATGGTCATGGAAATGTAATTAAAGGTCTTTGGAAAGTCATGAGAATGTTTTGGACTTAATGGACAGAATGAATGATGTGTTTCTCTATCTGCAGTCTGAAGCCAACAGTGTTGCCATGTTTGCAAAGCTGATGACCATTGCCAGTAAGTTGATATAAACATCCTAAAAACAACCTAAAAACATCCCGTTGAAGAGAACTGTCCATTCTCTCTTACTATCTTCACTAGTcgttcatggtgtgtgtgtgtgtgtgtttgcagagaaCCTGCCTGACCCAGGGAAGGCTCAGGACTTCATGAAGAAATTTAACCAGGTGCTGGGGGAGGACGAGAAGCTGCGTGTGCAGCTGGAGCAGCTCATCAGCCCCACGTGCTCCTGCAAGCAGGCCGAGCTGTGTGTGGTGAGTCCCATCGCAAGGCCCTAAAGGCCCTTGTTACATTGGTTtctgttttatgttgtatttctAAAAAGCTCATGACTCCTTTTGTCGCACACATTCTCCAGtgttgtgtgagcaattgtggaaTAAAAGCAACTGACATTTGTTACTATGTGTATATGCAGAGAGAGATTACAAGGAAGTTGACGTTCCCCAAGCAGCCCACCAACCCCTTCTTGGAAATGGTCAAGTTCCTGCTGGAGAGGATTGCACCTGTGCACATAGATTCTGAAGCTATCAGGTGAGACAGCATATGAGTGTGTCGTGGTGTATGGGAAGAGATTGTATAACAGTAGATCTCTGTGAGTGAGACTCCTAGTGGCGGTGTGGTGGAACTGCAGCCTTCAGTTGACCatttattgtgtatgtgtgcagtgctCTGGTTAAACTGTTGAATAAATCCATTGACGGAACGGCTGATGACGAAGAGGAGGGAGTCACCCCCGACACAGCCATTCGCTCAGGCCTGGAGCTGCTCAAGGTACGTGGGCTGTTTGATCTAAATCTATGAGCTATGTTGGCTCACTTTGGCCGAAATAAGATGTACCTGACATTCCATGATCTGCTTAGCTTACTGGATGCAATGAGGACTCTGTTTTGCTGATTTTACACAGTCAGACTGTTGACCCTTGCATAGCGCAATGCATGAAGGGGAAGTGTTTCTCTTTCACCCTGCATCTGTCTGAGCTCTGTTGCTCATGCACTTGTCGGCATGGAAATTGACcagctctcttctcttctctttctggtGTCTGTAGGTTCTGTCGTTCACTCACCCCACCTCCTTCCACTCTAGCGAGACCTATGAGTCACTTCTGCAGTGTCTgaagatggaggatgacaaagTGGCCGAGGCAGCCATCCAGATATTCAGGAACACGGGACACAAGATTGAGACAGAGCTACCACAGATTCGCTCGTATGTTAAATACACAGACGCAATCCTCAAAATGGGAGTACATATCAGAATACATTTGTGCAAAGTTGATTAGGTGGTTGTATTGAATCTGATTaatctaaagtgtgtgtgtgtgtgtgtgtgtgtgtgtgtgtgtagaactctGATCCCCATCCTGCATCAGAAAGCGAAGCGTGGCACCCCACACCAGGCCAAACAGGCTGTTCACTGCATCCACGCAATCTTCCACAACAAGGAGGTGCAGCTGGCCCAGATATTTGAGGTAGGCACAcacaattatattatatatctaAATTAAGGATCACATATACAGAACATAGATAACCTATGCCATGGGCATTTAGACATGAAGCTcacttttcttctcctccaacTGCCCCATCCCATTCCCCCAACCCAGCCTTTGTCTCGCAGTCTGAACGCTGATGTCCCGGAGCAGCTGATCACTCCCCTGGTGTCGCTGGGCCATATCTCTATGCTGGCCCCAGATCAGTTCGCCTCGCCCATGAAGTCCATCGTCGCCAACTTCATTGTCAAGGACCTGCTTATGAATGACCGAGTAAGGCGCAAACCCCATAGACAGCAGAGCTAGAGCCAGATGGCACAGAGACGGAGCCAGAAGTTGGTCAGCTCGTTCCTCTCACAAAACTTTAAGGACTCTGTGGCACATTTCCAGCTTCTGTTTATGTGACAGAAGCACATATCAGTTTCATGAGACACTTTgttctgctctctgtagtcCTACTccgtatctttttttttttaatgaattgAAATTGCTATGATACTATAGCTACATACTGTAGCACTGTAGATACTGATGGGTGTTTTATCACTGTCCTGTCTGTGCCTCAGTCATCAGGTAACAGGAATGGCAAACTGTGGACCACAGATGAGGAGGTGTCTCCTGAAGTGCTCGCTAAAGTAAGTACCTGAGGAGGGAGACGACACTTGATGCTAATAGGGTGGCCCATTTGAGTCTAACTCTGTGTCGGTCTGTGGTTGAATGTAGGTGCAGGCCATAAAGCTTTTGGTGCGCTGGTTACTGGGCATGAAAAACAACCAGTCCAAGTCTGCCAACTCCACACTGAGATTACTGTCGGCTATGCTGGTCAGTGAGGGGGACCTGACAGAGCAGAAGAAAATCAGGTCAGCACTctacatattgtgtgtgtgtgtgtgtgtgtgtgtgtgtgtgtgtgtgtgtgtgtgtgtgtgtgtgttgtgtgtgtgtgtgtgtgtgtgtgtgtgtgtgtgtgtgtgtgcgcgtgcgcaggAGCGCGCGCATGCGTGTCCACGTCTGTGTGctacgactgtgtgtgtgcgcgcactcatgcatatctgtgtgcgtgtatgcctgtgtgttacAAACTGT from Alosa alosa isolate M-15738 ecotype Scorff River chromosome 1, AALO_Geno_1.1, whole genome shotgun sequence harbors:
- the pds5a gene encoding sister chromatid cohesion protein PDS5 homolog A — translated: MEFPQQQKPAGEGKIIYPPGVKEITDKISNDEVVKRLKMVVKTYMDMDQDSEEDKQQYLGLALHLASEFFLRNPNKDVRLLVACCLADIFRIYAPEAPYTSHDKLKDIFLFITRQLKGLEDTKSAQFNRYFYLLENLAWVKSYNICFELEDCNEIFIQLFKTLFSVINNSHNQKVQMHMLDLMSSIILEGDGVTQELLDTILINLIPAHKNLNKQAYDLAKALLKRTVQTIETCIANFFNQVLVMGKSSVSDLSEHVFDLIQELFAIDPLLLVSVMPQLEFKLKSNDGEERLAVVRLLAKLFGVKDSELATQNRPLWQCFLGRFNDIHVPVRLECVKFASHCLMNHPDLAKDLTDFLKVRSHDPEEAIRHDVIVTIINAGKKDLNLVNDQLLGFVRERTLDKRWRVRKEAMMGLAQLFKKYCLHHEAGKESAQKISWIKDKLLHIYYQNSIDDKLLVEKIFAQYMVPHSLETEEKMKCLYYLYACLDTNAVKALNEMWKCQNMLRGLVRELLDLHKLPTSEANSVAMFAKLMTIAKNLPDPGKAQDFMKKFNQVLGEDEKLRVQLEQLISPTCSCKQAELCVREITRKLTFPKQPTNPFLEMVKFLLERIAPVHIDSEAISALVKLLNKSIDGTADDEEEGVTPDTAIRSGLELLKVLSFTHPTSFHSSETYESLLQCLKMEDDKVAEAAIQIFRNTGHKIETELPQIRSTLIPILHQKAKRGTPHQAKQAVHCIHAIFHNKEVQLAQIFEPLSRSLNADVPEQLITPLVSLGHISMLAPDQFASPMKSIVANFIVKDLLMNDRSSGNRNGKLWTTDEEVSPEVLAKVQAIKLLVRWLLGMKNNQSKSANSTLRLLSAMLVSEGDLTEQKKISKSDMSRLRLSAGCAIMKLAQEPCYHDIITPEQFQLCGLVLNDECYQVRQIFAQKLHLALAKLSLPLEYLAVFALCAKDPVKERRAHARQCLLKNISVRREFIKQNQVAHDKLVSLLPEYVVPFMIHLLAHDPDFTKPQDFEQLIAIKECLWFMLEVLMVKNENNSHAFLRKMVENIKQTKDAQAPDDPKTNEKLYIVCDVALFVIVNKSTSCHLDCPKDPILPTKFYTTPDKDSVNDKDYLSSEARTVLLTGKPKPVPVLGAVNKPLTVPGRRPYTKSTPTEAGNNNSTNTPPTTPASIKTRDTGAVASVTGARENEENPVIVVKEVKKKEDPQTENSVTPNPPAATPPPVKRGRGRPPKSAAAVTPEKEAGAPASGGGRGRKRTAPAQDHTSTAATEPNSGKIPKQEDAKKAGTQRQMDLQR